Proteins co-encoded in one Garra rufa chromosome 21, GarRuf1.0, whole genome shotgun sequence genomic window:
- the znf365 gene encoding protein ZNF365 codes for MQQKLCTRNTALFGKNGQVCGAGAPPQLPFRCPRCGEHERFHTLSSLRAHLEYSHPFHTKHDISLLSTRDLCNTERMESCKTSSSDMHKVRDAGTNTNSTARGEHKHLFDADQNPSTPPERSLSIGDASAGAGPLSAPVASVEKRLEGMMRTANSSMERRLLRLSSELAQTDTAILCERAHSHHLAQEKQEVLERERALSRQVDAAVMVIATLRQQLSISEHELERREQEVITIQKFLEAAAQHEMCGKVRLRRFIESLLRRISLAERLLEYYQSAPHRHYCTAHSVPLPSELGPHRITQSRSSEDHLEQDEEQQLLGQSGWGLSKGSSGRLGYNSWSQRRRSDGYEV; via the exons ATGCAGCAGAAATTGTGCACACGCAACACAGCGCTGTTTGGGAAGAATGGGCAGGTGTGTGGAGCCGGAGCCCCTCCTCAACTCCCTTTTCGTTGCCCGCGATGTGGAGAGCATGAACGTTTCCACACTCTTTCTTCTCTCAGAGCTCATCTAGAATACAGCCACCCGTTCCACACCAAACATGACATCAGCCTCCTATCCACAAGGGATCTCTGTAACACAGAGCGCATGGAAAGCTGCAAAACCTCCAGCTCCGACATGCATAAAGTACGTGATGCCGGCACGAATACTAACTCAACTGCGAGAGGAGAGCACAAGCACTTATTCGATGCTGACCAAAATCCATCCACACCCCCAGAGAGGAGCCTCAGCATTGGGGATGCATCGGCCGGAGCCGGACCCCTCTCGGCTCCTGTGGCATCAGTGGAGAAGAGGCTGGAGGGGATGATGAGGACAGCTAATAGCAGCATGGAACGACGTCTGCTGCGACTCAGTTCAGAGCTGGCACAGACGGACACGGCTATCCTGTGTGAGCGTGCTCACTCGCATCACCTGGCCCAGGAGAAACAGGAAGTGCTGGAGCGAGAGCGGGCCCTCAGCAGACAGGTAGATGCCGCTGTTATGGTGATCGCCACGCTAAGGCAGCAGCTCAGCATCTCGGAGCACGAGTTGGAAAGGAGAGAACA GGAAGTTATTACCATCCAGAAGTTTCTGGAAGCAGCCGCGCAGCATGAGATGTGTGGGAAGGTTCGTTTGCGACGGTTCATTGAGAGCCTCCTGCGGAGGATTTCCCTGGCCGAGAGACTACTGGAATATTATCAGAGCGCTCCCCACAGGCATTATTGCACAGCTCACTCT GTGCCTCTGCCATCAGAGCTCGGTCCACATAGAATAACACAAAGCAG GTCTTCAGAAGACCATCTTGAGCAGGATGAAGAGCAGCAGTTACTTGGTCAGTCTGGATGGGGACTGTCTAAAGGTTCTTCTGGAAGACTGGGTTATAACAGCTGGTCCCAGCGGAGGAGGTCAGATGGGTATGAGGTTTAG
- the rtkn2 gene encoding rhotekin-2 produces MQPYLNERAPMGLQRRALKEADWSFGGCVIRWFVVRRGACLEEEASMDPPRDIQHFKRNIATRSTVSSCSSLAMEIKRKKIRESMFFPNEDCDIQEKLEFEMRMRAGAYKLLVASSKKEQVLDASRSLLTCNARIKAYMSEAQRRKDQQDIRRSFDSLDQIPCKGKVAISGLRIPLFWKDTEHFNSKGNAQRVAVFCLMKIGSEIFDTEMVIADPTMTDICFEGVKIFSEARPDFELTFELYSCGLEEETTFVNTPKKLARKLRTSFGRSSGRKLCPLLDGGDPDTFLQSNPIPVGARYSLLAYTTLSLEQAEGSFQSHSLIILQNVEASSWLPLYGNLCCKLVAQPDCMTQDMMSGYLSQQQSIEGLQRHCKLYCALKAGQISCYYSPEEIQAKVEPSLIIPINKDTRIRVVGKDHQRTGTRLNLINPGTGDSASHVFITETPEVLQDWLDALWQHIYDQSQWQHTCHKLMDIEVLSPRKPPLFLTKQADSVYNDLSIGSPGKFESLTDIIHNKIEETDGRFLIGQEEDTEPPHWAALFEGSRPMVVQKTVLSPGKESNQSITSPVTTSKKKRRAPPPPPDKLPFVQPTSVLSNQEKENYKGARPRTGRPSLDAKFSAIIQQLQKSHTSTRKNAPLGQIEPYQQPCIPQKRDDESDIPENPGKEYSQAAQPPVPAPRNKLRMSFREKMNPKAW; encoded by the exons ATGCAACCATACCTTAATGAACGAGCTCCAATGGGATT GCAACGGAGAGCTTTGAAAGAAGCTGATTGGTCGTTTGGCGGTTGTGTAATCCGTTGGTTTGTTGTGCGGAGAGGGGCTTGTCTTGAGGAAGAGGCCAGTATGGATCCACCGCGGGATATTCAACATTTTAAACGAAATATTGCCACTCGCTCCACGGTATCGTCGTGTTCCTCTCTCGCCATGGAGATTAAGAGAAAGAAAATAAGAGAAAGCATGTTTTTTCCAAATGAG GACTGTGATATTCAGGAGAAGTTGGAGTTTGAGATGCGGATGAGAGCTGGGGCTTACAAGCTTCTGGTTGCCAGCAGTAAAAAAGAGCAGGTGTTGGATGCTTCCAGGAGTCTGTTAACCTGTAATGCCCGAATTAAAGCCTACATGAGTGAAGCCCAAAGGAGGAAAGACCAGCAGGACATTAGAAG GTCCTTTGACTCTCTGGACCAAATCCCTTGTAAGGGAAAGGTAGCCATATCTG gccTACGTATTCCATTGTTCTGGAAGGATACAGAACATTTTAACAGCAAAGGGA ATGCACAGCGGGTGGCAGTCTTCTGTTTGATGAAGATTGGCTCAGAGATTTTTGACACTGAAATGGTGATTGCAGATCCCACAATGACTGATATTTGCTTTGAAGGTGTCAAAATTTT CTCTGAAGCCAGGCCAGACTTTGAACTGACATTTGAGCTGTATAGCTGTGGACTGGAGGAGGAGACAACCTTTGTTAACACACCAAAAAAACTGGCCAGGAAGCTGCGCACCTCTTTTGGCAGATCTTCAGGCAGGAAACTCTGCCCTCTTCTGGATGGAGGAGACCCAGACACTTTCCTGCAGTCAAATCCAATACCAGT aGGTGCACGATACTCCTTGTTGGCATACACCACACTGAGTTTGGAGCAGGCCGAGGGATCTTTTCAGTCCCATTCTCTTATAATCCTGCAAAATG TGGAGGCTTCATCATGGCTGCCGTTGTATGGAAACCTGTGCTGTAAGCTGGTGGCACAACCTGACTGCATGACACAAGACATGATGAGCGGATACCTGAGCCAACAG CAAAGCATTGAGGGTTTGCAGCGCCACTGTAAGCTATACTGTGCGCTGAAGGCTGGACAGATTTCATGCTATTACTCTCCTGAAGAAATTCAAGCAAAAGTGGAGCCCAGCCTCATTATTCCCATAAATAAA GACACCCGTATTCGTGTGGTAGGAAAGGACCACCAGAGGACTGGCACTAGACTCAACCTGATAAACCCGGGAACTGGAGACTCTGCCAGTCATGTGTTCATTACTGAAACCCCTGAAGTCTTGCAAGACTGGCTGGACGCCCTCTGGCAACACATTTATGACCAGA GTCAGTGGCAGCATACATGTCACAAGCTCATGGATATTGAGGTTTTGTCACCACGCAAACCCCCGCTCTTTCTTACAAAGCAAGCTGACTCTGTTTATAATGATCTAA GCATCGGGTCCCCTGGGAAATTTGAGAGCTTGACTGATATAATTCACAATAAGATTGAGGAAACTGATGGGCGCTTTCTCATTGGTCAGGAGGAGGACACCGAGCCTCCTCATTGGGCGGCACTGTTTGAAGGATCCCGGCCAATGGTGGTACAAAAAACGGTTCTGTCACCAGGTAAAGAAAGCAATCAGTCTATTACTAGTCCCGTCACGACCAGCAAAAAGAAGAGGAGAGCCCCTCCACCCCCTCCTGATAAATTACCATTTGTTCAACCTACCAGTGTATTATCCAATCAGGAGAAGGAGAACTATAAGGGGGCGAGGCCTCGGACGGGGCGACCCTCGCTAGATGCTAAATTCTCTGCCATCATTCAGCAGTTGCAGAAGAGCCACACATCCACTCGCAAAAACGCACCTCTTGGACAGATCGAGCCCTATCAGCAACCTTGCATCCCTCAGAAAAGAGATGACGAGTCTGATATACCCGAAAATCCTGGGAAGGAATATAGTCAGGCCGCTCAGCCACCTGTGCCGGCCCCCAGGAACAAATTGAGGATGTCATTCAGGGAGAAGATGAACCCAAAAGCCTGGTGA